The DNA region GAGCCAAGGCAGTGTCGCTCGGTAACATATCCTCTGGCAAtcagggcgcagatgatggaAGGTAGACCCAGGTCTGCTGGTGTGGCAAAGGGTGCCTGAGCGTGGTGTGGGTGTTCTCGGGCTTCCTCCAGAGCCGCATTTCACCTGTAAAGTCAGACAGTGCTGAACCCTCGGCCGGCTGGGTGAGACCCTCTGCCTTCAGGGCCCCGGTTTCGCCTTCATTGCGTGCGAGGCCGGTGCCGTTGGGAGCTCCTCCGTCGCTTCTTCACCCCAAATGTGTCCTGAAACGTTTTCTGAGCAGGCTGCACGGTGGGTCTGGGGGGAAACAAGTTTTGGccaccctgcctgtgctggttttgaggCACCTGCTCAGAGGCAGGCGTGACGGTGGCTGCGGGAGCATCCCGTTGCCAGGCCGGCGTGCCGGTGCGGTCACTGGCTGCGCTTGGTGGTGTGGCCCTAGGCGACCTGGTGACGGAGCTGCGCCAGATGCAGCCAGAGGTGCCCCCCAAGGGGCTTCTGCCATGAGTTACGCCCAAGGCCGGGCCAGGCACGACTAGAACGGCCCCGGGGACAGGCGGGGGGACACCTGGGGGAGACAGCCTGGGGACAGGCCAGGGGACAGCCGGGGGGGACAGCTTGGGGGCAGCCTGCACCTCCTGCCCTGGCAGGTCCTGACGGTGGCTTTTCTGGGGTAACCCCCTCTGCTGGAGGAGGGCGGGCGGAGAGCCCGGGGAGGGGGTGCGGGGGTGTCGGGGTGCAGAGTCGGGGTCCCGCCCGCGGAGCCGCACCGACGAGCGGccggtggggggcgggggggggggggggtccgtgcgccccagccccggggtctggcagccccagcccggccccgccgtgGCCCAGCCCTgaccaccccccccgccccgggatgGAGCGGCGCTGCCGGTGCCGGTGGGGCGGGAccgggccgggggctgcggctTCCCGGCGCCTCCGCCCCGCCGcagcgggggcgggcgggggcttCCTGCCGCCGCCTCGGCAGAGCCGGCAGCGCCGCCGCGCCATGGAGCGGCTCCGGCTCCCGGGGCTCCCGGGGCTCCCCCGGCTCCCCCGACTCCCCCGGCTCCTGGCCGCTGCAGGTGAGCGCCGGGtcgcgccgcccccccccccccggcggggccggcgggcgggtGGGGGCGAGggttgggggggcggcgggcaggcAGGGTCCCCTCACCCCGCAGCCGTgcggccccgggccggggtccCGGGACCCGCCGGCGGTCCCTCGGCGGGGGAGCCGCGCTGTGGGGGCGGTGAgtgggtgggtgtgtgggtgcgcTCCCCAGTGGCACGGGGGTGGGGGTCCATGAATGCTGGGGTGTCCCCAGGACCCGCCGGGGGTGGGCTCAGCcgggggggtgccgggggcACGTGGCGGGTGGACGTGCGAGGGCGCGGCCGGTGGGAGCGGTGGCCGAGGGCCGTGCGGCCAGCCCGGTCGAAGGCAGCGGGTGTTGCGCCCGccgcaggaggagcaggagccccAGCAAGGCCCTGGCGCAGAGCGGGGCCCAAGGGGCTCCTGGTGACCCCGGCCCTGGCGAGGTGGGTGATCGCCCACCCCGACGCCTGGTGAGCTTCCCGCTCCCTCCGGCGAGCAGCCGCTGCTGCCACGGGGACCCAGAGACCTGCCCAGGGCGCCGGCTGGCCTGGCGCTGGCGTGGCGCTCCGCCGGGGACCCAGGGGTGCTGGCGGCGGCACGCGGCGGCTCTGCCGGGCGGCAGTTTGGTTTGGGGCAAAATGGGTGTTTGCagcacgtggcagagcgcggcctggcagggcagggttCGGTTTTGTTTGTTGAGAGGAAGGCAGGTGGTTTCCAGCCGGTTTTGGGTCATTTCTGAGCGTCTCCTTCGGCAGTGCTGCCCACGGTTAACAGAGGGGAGGAGTGGAGTCCCCCTGCCCACACCGGCAGCTCCTGGGGGCGGTGAGGTGCGGTGCCCAGCacctggtgctgctgcctgccgcCGGTGCATGATGCCCGACACCGGTGCGCgctgctctctccctcccctctccccagtgaTCGTGGAGTGCTgcgcccagctctgccctggtcTCAGCAGTGGGACGGGCTCCACTCTGGGCACTGCCATCGCCTGTGCCCACCCAGGGACCGCGACGGGGGAGCGCTGCCAGACAGGTACCGCCAGGGCTGGGAGCGTTGGAGCCGTGCTCGGGCCTGGGGTGCCAAGCTGGCGGCTCTGGGGTGCTGACTGTGgggcagccctgctcagctTCCCCCCaacttctgcctctgcctgtaGATCCAGAGCGAGGAGCTGGCACGGGGCCCACGCCAACACCAGAGgccacagggcagctgcagacAGAGGTTGAGCTGCTGCCCTTTCCTAGGACCCCTGCTGGAACTGACGAGCCCCCCAGCCCTCAGGGGAGCCCCGGAGCCCCCCAGGCAGGCGGGGAGGGGACGGGGCCCACGGTGTGGGAAGGAGCAGCCACCGAGCACCCGGGGCCCCCGCTCTCTGCAGGCActgctgagcaggcagctgcaggcagcgaGAGGCCGtctcctgccagcctgggggTGACCAGTGTGGGGACCCCAGCCTCTGCGGAGCTGGACACAGCTCCTACCACCAGATATGCCCCCAGAACTGACCCTGTAGGAAATGTGGTGGTGGAAGGTGCCATGACCCCACAGGGGCCCCCCGTGCATTCACCGTCCTCCGTGAcagtgcccagctctgctggggggCAGTGGGagtcccccagcaccctgctgggATGGAGCCCCACGGGGACAGCACTTGTGCAGAGCCAGAGGGGCTCACACAGCCCCTCGTCCCTGGAGCcgtgggctggggagggctcaCGTGCCACCATCCCGCTGGGTGACAGCAGCCCAGGGACTCACCCAAGCATCGTGCCAGCCACGGACAGCCCCGCACCAGGGATGAGCAGGACATCACCCTTTGCAGGGGGGCTGCAGAGGCTGCTGACCCCCACGGGGACACGCCAGGGGCTGGTGGGAGGGTGGGTCCCTGACTCCCACCCATGGCATGGGACAGATGTTGCCTCGCAGGGTCCCCACTCTGCCCCTCGCCCCTCTCTGCCATCCCTGGGAGCTGGTGGCCGTGGGGGCCCCGTGGCCAGCATTGCCCAGCCAGCCGTGGGGACGGGCCCAACCTCTCTGCCTGCTGTAGGCAAGGGGTTGGGTCTGCCTGTCCCCACCACCACAGCCAGCATCCCGGGGGTGACATCCCTCAGTCTGGGGGGCACCCTGGGCCCAACCACAGGGGTCTTGGGGCCACCCGAAACAGAGGGGCCCCCTGAGCGCAGCCATATCCCTCTGGACCAGACCTGGCGCCCACCAGCCGTGCCGGGGCAGCCCCCCGCCTCGGCAGCCCCGGGCAGCACCGCTGCGGCACAGAGCGGGGTGCTCCACACCAGCCCGGGGTCCCACCGCATCCCCCTGTTCCCACAGCCTGCCCcaacaggcagctctgcagggcccACATCGCCGACCCCAGAGCCCTCCCTGGAGACCAGCCGGGGTGTCCCAGGGCTTGGCCCCACTGCGAGCACCCACCCAGCAGGGCCATCCCCAGGGCTCCGGCTGTCCCACTCCGGCTCGGGGCGGGATCCTGCTGACACCCCCCAAATCCCGAAGGGGGCCCCAACAGGGGTGGGTGATGCTGGACCCTGGGCAGTGACTGCCCCGCAGAGCTGGGAGCCAGGCACCTCAGCCCCCCCCACGGCCACTGGGTCCCCCTGGCAGCTGGCTCCGTCCCAGCCTACATCTTCCCTGGGGCTGACCGCCGCTATCGGCGCCACCGCCACCATCGCAGCTGCCACCgccagcccagcactgctcGGGGACGTGGGGACGGTCACGCCGGATCCTGGTGCCACGGTGTTGCAGGGGGATGCGTCAGGGCTGACGTGGGAGCCCCCAACTCGACTGTCTGCCATTGTGCCAGGAGCTCCCCAGCAGTCCACCAATCCTCCCGGGACCTCGGGCCACTATGGGGGCCCCAGGTCCCCCCCAGCAGCCGGGGACACGGACCTGGTCCAGCCATGGAGCAGCCCCGGAGGGTGGCTGGATGCTGACACCCCAAAAGCAACGCCGGCCGCAGCCGCGGCAGGCAGGGCCCCCCGGGTGTTCATCGTGGAGGATCAGCCACCCCTCCTGAGAGGTGGGTCTGGGGGTTGGGACCCTCTGCCTGGCacggcaggaggaggagagctcTGAGGAGCCATCCGCTTGCGGGGGTCAGTGGTGACACAGGTCCCTGCCGTGCTGATCCCCATCTCTCTTGCAGCATCCCTCCTCCGCATCCCCTGCGAGCTGGTGCTGGACATGGGGTtcatccctgccctgcaggaCCCGGGGTCCCACGAGCGCCAGGATTTGCTGCACAGCTTCAACCAGACGGTGAGCGTGGGACCCTGCCGAGCGGGGGGCTGCGGCTGGGGCCATCCCGCCTGCTGCTCAGCTTCCTCCCTGCACAGGTCGCGCCCCTCTTCGCGTCGGTGCCCGGGTTCCTGCGGCTGGAGGTGACGGGGGTCAGGTGGGTGCTTGCACAGCCCCGCAGCCTGCGATGCTCCCTGGCACGAGGGGGGTGCATTGCGCTGCGGGGCCATGGCAGTGCCGAGGTGTGGTGCTGGACTGGGGGGGTCCGAGCCAGCCTGACTCGCCGTGGGGTGTCCCCGCAGGGAGGGCAGCGTGGTGCTGGAGTACGATGCGCTGTTTGCGGCGGAGCGGGTgcaggtgccggggctgggcgcGCTCCTCGATGCCGCGCTGGACTCTGCTGGTGTCCGGCCGGGGCTGGTGGTGGGCACTGCCCCCGTCCTGCGCAACATGGCTCTGGGTGAGTGAGGGGCGCACATGGGGCTGTGCGATCACCGGACCCTCCTGGGACCCCTGGTGGTCTGGTGCCCGGCTGGGGCTGGTCGCAGGGTAGGGGTGTGCCTGGCCCCGGCCCTCTGCTcagtggggagggggtggcacAGCTGAACCCCTCTGTCTGTGCAGAGCGGCCGCTGGACCCCTGCACAGTGCTCTTTGCCTGCCGGGCCGGCTTCGCCTGCGTGGCCGGGGCGGATGGGAACGCCACCTGCACCTCCCTCTGCCACCGCGACTACTGCAAGAACCACGGCATCTGCACCCACGCCCGGGACCGTGGGCCCCTCTGCCAGTGAGTGCCCCCGGGACCGGCCCTGGGGTGACGGGTGCTGTCCCCCCCCCAGCGGCTGATGTCCCCCCCTTGGGGCAGGTGTCCCGTCGGCAGCGATTTCTGGTTCATGGGGCTGCGCTGTGACTACCGGGTGACACAGCAGAGCCTGCTGGGCATGGCTGCCGGGGTCCTGCTCAGCATCGTCCTCCTGGGTGCTGTCGTCGCCGCCGTCGCCATCCGCCGGTtcaaggtgctgctgctggaggccaggGCCGACCAGACCCGCAGCAGGTGGGGTGCACGGGGCTGGTGGGGGGTTCTGGGACTGGGGTCCGAGGTGGCCCGCGAGGCGGGGATGCTCCTGCTGCGGGGCTgatgcccctgccccgccccaGGGGTGCCGGGGGGCGATAGGCAGCACCTCTGGCCCCACGCGGGGGTGCCCGGGGTCAGCGCAGCCCATCGAGGTCAGGGAGAGCCACAGCTCggcggggaggcagggctgggcttgGGCAAAGCTCTGCCAAGAAAAACACTCTGCGGCAGCTGATAGCGGCGGGCGAGGGGGGAGCGTGTGCAGGGCCCGGGACTGGCTGGTCCCAGCGCCCCACAGAGCCACATGGCCACGGCGGAGCCCCCGGCTGGGTGGGGGTGTCTGTGTGACCGTGCCAGTGCCTGGGGGATGCCCGCAGCCCCGCGCTGGCCCTGGGGAAGCGGTGTGACGGGCAGGAAAGGAGCTGGGGGGCCGGCCGTGCCGCTGCACTCCCACTGGTGGAGAGAGGCGTGAGATGGGCTGATGGGCCCCGAACACATGGTCCCAGGAACCCCCCCAGTGCTCCCTGTGGCCCAGCACAGGGTCTGTCCGCACCCCGCCGTGTGCCGGCTGCCTGGGCTGCGGGTGGGGAGCTGGGCTCCGGCACGGCCCCGCCAAAGCAGCTCCTCTGGGAGTGCCGGGGCGGCCgcgctgccctgccctgccgccCTCCCCGCCAGCATGCCGTCATGTGCCACGGGGGAGCGTTCCCGAGGAAACCACCGCATCAGCCGCGGGGCTGCGGCCAGATGGCGGTCGGTGTCACGGGCTCTCACCCCACCCAGGGCGCGGGGCTGGGCCCTGCCCCGGGCTCGGGGCAGTTGGGTGGGAACCCGCGCTCTGGGCTTGCGGCGCAGTCACGGGGGTCGTGGCTGCCTGTGACCGTgcccgtgtgtgtgtgtgcctgtgcgCCTGTGCCCGTGTTCGTCTGTGCGTGTGCGTGCACGTGcctgtgcgtgtgtgtgtctgtatgcacccgtgtgtgtgcgtgtgcccGTGCCCATGTGTGCGCCTGTGCCCGTGTTCGCCTGtgcctgtgtgtgcatgtgcctgTATGTGTGCGCGCCTGTGTGTGTGTAGGTGCCCGTGCCTGTGTGTGCccgtgtgtgtgcctgtgtgtgtgccCGTGTTCGTCTGTGCccctgtgtgtgtgcatgtgcctgTGTGCGCCTgcgtgtgcctgtgtgtgtgtgtgtaggtgCCCGTGCCCGTGTGTGCGCACGTGTGTGCCCGTGCGCgcctgtccccccccccccaccccccccgggTGCCACCGCAGCCGCCCCGCCTTGCCCCGCAGCTACCGGCGGTTCTGCCGCCTGGACGACGTCTCGGCCCAGTACTGGTCGCGCTCCTGGCTGCCCTCGGCCAGCTCGCTGGACAACCCGGCCTTCAGCAACTCGGAGGAGCTGCTCCACTTGCAGATCTTGGACAACGGCTGCTGCGGCTGCAGGGAGGACTCGGGCATCACCGACAGCGCCAAGCATCGCCCCGTGCCACCCGCCCACCCGCCGTGCCGGCCCAGGTAGAGGGCGGTTGGCCGAGCCCGAGTAGCGAAGGCTCGGCTTTCATTTGCTCCGTGGGCAGGGGTGCGTGACGCAGGGAGGCGAGGGGTTTGGGGCACGGCACGTGCTGGCCTCCCTGCGCTTAGCCACAGCACCAGGGAGCTTTAACACTGCAGCATCCTTTGGTGTCCACGGAGAAATAAGTGACGTAGGGAGCTGCGTGTGATGGGGTTTAACAGCAGAAGGGTGCACATTGGCAGGAAACAGAGCgattgtgtgtgtgtagggACAGAAAATGGGACGGTAAATGGAAAAAAGGCCCTGGAAGGTTCCAGTTTCACGAGCAAAGGGCGCTACAGCCAGGGATGCCCAcgggccccggggccgggcgagcCGAGCACAGCCACAGCTCGGGAACGACTCCCGCCGCCGCTGCGGGGCCCTGGGAGCGTGACTGCAGACAGACAGCGTCAGCGCGGCGAGCGCCGCGCCCGCTGGAGCAAGATACCCGTGAGCAGGACCCTGCTCCTGGGGCCCCAGGCTGCTCTATCAGCACCAGGCTCttaccccctcctcccccccttttAACTTTCCATGGCTTTCCTTCCCAGTTTCCATTACAACTGGGACACAAGTTCCAGCAGCGTAAACGATCCCATGGTGGACTCGGGAAAAGCCAGCGATATCTCGGTGTCGAGCTGGCCCATGGAGCCCATCCAGTGGACgccctttcccctcctccaccagctctcGAGGCAGCGACCGGTGAGCGACGCGGCTGCGCGGCTTCCCTGGTGGGCAGGGGCGCACGGACAGAGCCCCGGCCGCCCCTGTCTCGCCCTGTcgcggggagggcggcggcggcggcacgaGGCTGcgagggcagagctgggacccCCAGCTCCCCCGCGGCCCCACCGCCCcggctggggggcagcagcagccccgggAGCGCCGGACGAAACCGCTCTCTCCGCAGCACAAAGCCCGACGGCCGCGCTCGTACTGCGAGGGGACGGAGCTGGTGAACCTCGAGAGGAGCTGGACAGCCTGAAGGCGGCGGAGCGAAGGACAGGCGACAAGGTTCAAGCTTTTAAAACCAACCACATTTTATTTCCACGTAACAAGCTCAGTGAAGGAATTTCAAACACTTTGACAATACAATCAACGCAGGTGTGATGTCAGTTCCACTCGAGGCAGGGTCCGCAAGGATTATCTGCCAAGGTTTTCACCACTGTTTCGGACCAGACCTCAGAAGCCAGCTTTGGCTTGGGACAGCGTATTTCATCGTAAGTAGTTACAGATAAGTGTCTAATAACACACAATGCTGGCATCCAACAGAGTTAATGACTTACATCCggcaatttgaaaataaagtctAACAGATTTTTGAAGTCACATCATACTATGTACATATATGGTCTGCCCTATAGCCATTTCAGAACAAGCTAAGCCACTGTGAAAAGTGAAATACAAATTAAGCGCTGCTGCATTGTTCATCATGATTAATGTAAATGAGGTATAAATTTAAACACCAGTACGTTTTAAGcattaaagtttattttccaaaatgctcTCCTTATTTGCAAGTGTCCTCTTGAGCATCTAGCTGGGCACAAATGGTGGGGGCGTTCGAAAATGGGGCGTTTGAAGTACACGGAGGGCGAGGGCAACGGGATCCCAAAGGTGCTcgaatagaaaaggaaaagcaagctgcGGTTTTCTACACTTATAGTCTCATCTCATAGTGGGCACGTTGAGGGAGATTTTTGCTAGAATAAAACGCAGATCTGTTCGTCAAAAGATCGGTTTGCTAAAAGAAAATCAGACTATGGGAATACAGAGCTATCGTATCATTCGATATTTCCATTGTATAGAAAACAGCCTACAAATAAAGTCACAAAAAATAGACAGTTATATGCTGAGCAGCCAAAAACATCATGATTTATTAATATCTGGAGAAACTTCATAATTCAAACACAACCAAACTGTACATTTTACAATCACATTCTATTTGTAAACAGTTAAAAGCCACTGACTTCTTTTGCATCGTCGGACACAAACAGTTAGAATCAAGGCAATGAAATGATGGCGATTTCTGCACTGTTAAAATTTTTACCCTTGCCTAGTCTTGAATTCATCGACTAAACAAGCATTATATAATACCTTTTGTGGCAAAAAGATGTAACTCGTTACTTTTGCAAGAAAGTCTTTGCGAGaactttaaacatttaaaacttttatACAACAAACAATTCTGTAAGCCCAAGAACTTGGTTACAGTATGCATAGTTACTCAGTTCGGCTTTAAGGTACGACAGTTAAACGTTAACACAGTCACAAGAGCAGGAACAGAGCCACTCGATGGGATTACAAAAAAATTGTATAACTACAGATTATTAGCAAACCACCACCACTCACTAATAAAAAGACAGCGTCAGAAAGCAGTATGTCAAACTCCAGCTTGAAGCAAATTTTTTTGGCAGAGAAAAGTCTTACAGAGCAATAAGTATTATCAGTGCTAAAAGTTGAGTTTTTTTCCTATAAGAAACTACAAGGAGTTTTTACTGGGGAACTGGTTTTCCTGAGAGCCATGCTCTTTGATTTAGGATACAGgaatagaaaacaaaaggacATGGCCAAACACTGTTCATTATTCCCAGAGATAGAAAGCATCTTTTTcattctcaattttttttttttgtctttttaaaaatttttaaaatgatggaagagtaaacatttttctcaaaaaacaaaaaaaatattctgtaaacaAGAAGGTCCCAACACGGgcacccccaaaacaaaattgaaagCCTATTGAAAGTGCAGGACCCCCCTGGCTTGCAGGCTGGGTTGCAAGTCACAGCTGTGGCCACAGTTTTTTAAACTGTAGAGCTAAATTCTTTAGTTTTATACATGAAAAAACTGGTGCAATACTTTCATTCATAATCCTAAGTCAGTATCATAACTTGATCTTTAAACGCCACAATACCACAATAAGGTAGGCATACATCAAGGCATAGTAGAGAGCGCACACTGTTTGTTAAGAACATCCTTGAGTAAACATTTACACGTGAACTGCTGCCTCCCCGATATTGCCGATTAGACAGAGAGAACATCATTCAGTGCAAAGTTAAAAAAGCTCATACTCCAACATTAtcagcaaaatgcaaaaaaaaaaaatggaattcaAAGAATAAACATGATGAATATACACAAATGAGCTCATTCCAAGCAGTTTTCTATGGATAGCACTATCTGGAAGTgtaaatatatactttttcaCATTATAATATTGGCCTGCATGATTCAAGTATTCAAACTGATATGTTTTGG from Phalacrocorax aristotelis chromosome 10, bGulAri2.1, whole genome shotgun sequence includes:
- the LOC142062345 gene encoding uncharacterized protein LOC142062345: MERLRLPGLPGLPRLPRLPRLLAAAVIVECCAQLCPGLSSGTGSTLGTAIACAHPGTATGERCQTDPERGAGTGPTPTPEATGQLQTEVELLPFPRTPAGTDEPPSPQGSPGAPQAGGEGTGPTVWEGAATEHPGPPLSAGTAEQAAAGSERPSPASLGVTSVGTPASAELDTAPTTRYAPRTDPVGNVVVEGAMTPQGPPVHSPSSVTVPSSAGGQWESPSTLLGWSPTGTALVQSQRGSHSPSSLEPWAGEGSRATIPLGDSSPGTHPSIVPATDSPAPGMSRTSPFAGGLQRLLTPTGTRQGLVGGWVPDSHPWHGTDVASQGPHSAPRPSLPSLGAGGRGGPVASIAQPAVGTGPTSLPAVGKGLGLPVPTTTASIPGVTSLSLGGTLGPTTGVLGPPETEGPPERSHIPLDQTWRPPAVPGQPPASAAPGSTAAAQSGVLHTSPGSHRIPLFPQPAPTGSSAGPTSPTPEPSLETSRGVPGLGPTASTHPAGPSPGLRLSHSGSGRDPADTPQIPKGAPTGVGDAGPWAVTAPQSWEPGTSAPPTATGSPWQLAPSQPTSSLGLTAAIGATATIAAATASPALLGDVGTVTPDPGATVLQGDASGLTWEPPTRLSAIVPGAPQQSTNPPGTSGHYGGPRSPPAAGDTDLVQPWSSPGGWLDADTPKATPAAAAAGRAPRVFIVEDQPPLLRASLLRIPCELVLDMGFIPALQDPGSHERQDLLHSFNQTVAPLFASVPGFLRLEVTGVREGSVVLEYDALFAAERVQVPGLGALLDAALDSAGVRPGLVVGTAPVLRNMALERPLDPCTVLFACRAGFACVAGADGNATCTSLCHRDYCKNHGICTHARDRGPLCQCPVGSDFWFMGLRCDYRVTQQSLLGMAAGVLLSIVLLGAVVAAVAIRRFKVLLLEARADQTRSSYRRFCRLDDVSAQYWSRSWLPSASSLDNPAFSNSEELLHLQILDNGCCGCREDSGITDSAKHRPVPPAHPPCRPSFHYNWDTSSSSVNDPMVDSGKASDISVSSWPMEPIQWTPFPLLHQLSRQRPHKARRPRSYCEGTELVNLERSWTA